From Streptomyces sp. SAI-135:
TCAGGCCCACCGGCGTCCGTGGTCGACCGGGTGCTCGGGTGCTCGGGCGCTCTGAGTGGCCGGGGTGGCCGGGGTGGCCGGGGGCTCAGGGTGGCCGGATGCTCGGGTGGCTGGGTGGCTGGGTGGCTGGGTGGCTGGGTGGCCGGATGCCGTCACCGGCCCGCGAACTTGCGACTGACCGAGTCGTACACCCCCTCGGCCACCTCGCCCAGCCGGGGCCCGGCCAGCCAGCCCGCGTTCACCGGGCCGATCGAGGTGTTGGAGACCAGCGCCGGCTCACCGTCCGCCCCCTCCGCGACCCAGCCGCCCCCGGACGAACCGCCGGTCATGGTGCAACCGATCCGGTACATCGTCGGAGCCGACGCGTTGATCGACAGCCGTCCCGGCCTGTCCTGGCACTGGTACAGCGTCTCCCCGTCGAAGGGTGCCGCCGCCGGATAACCGCTGGCCGTGATGCTCTCCACCCGCGGCACCGCCGGCGCGGCGAAGTTGACCGGCAGTGCCGAACCCACCGTCTCCTCCAACGACTTGCCGCTACCACCCCCTTCCGGCGTCACATGGATGACGGCGAAGTCGTACGGCGCCCCGTCCCCTCCCGTCGGACCGCCCTGCGCGATCCACTGGTCCGAGGTCCCCGCCCAGTCGGCCCACCAGACGCCGTACGGAGCGAGCTCGTCCTCGGTCGCACCGGCCAACTCCTCCGCCCCGAGGGCCTGGTCGTTGTACGACGGCACGAACGCGAGGTTGCGGTACCAGCCGCCACTCCTGCCCGCGTGCACACAATGCCCCGCCGTCCACACCAAGTTGGACTTGCCCGGGTGCGCCGGGTCCGCCACGACCGTCGCCGAGCAGACCATCGTGCCTTCGGGGGAGTCGAAGAACACCTTGCCCGCCTCGGGGACGTTGTCGTGATACGTAGGCGACACGGCCTTCGCGTCCACCGGCGCCGGCTCCGGGTCGGTCACCCCCTGGTCACCCGAGAGGTCGCTCTCCTGGACACCGCGGCCGGGATCCTCGGCCCGCCGCATCCGCTCCGGGTCCCACAGGCCCTCGATGATGGGGTTGATGTAGTCCTGGGCCTCGCGCAGCCAGTCGTCCCTGTCCCAGTCCTTCCAGGCGCCGTCCTTCCACTTGTCGACATCGATCCCGTGCTCCTTGAGCCTGTCCCTGATGTCGTCCGGGATCGTGATCTTGCCGTCTCCCTCGGACGCGGCGGAGCCGGAGGCCTGCGCGTTCGCGTCCGGATCGCCCGAGCCGCAGCCGGTGGCGGTCAGCGCCAGCACCGAGACGAGGGCCAGGGCGGCGAGGACGGGAGAGGTTCTGCGGCGCGCGCCCCTTCCGCCTTCGCCGCGAGCGGTCAACAACAGCGGTTCGGATCGCATGCTCTGCCTCCCCCTGGTGTGGACGAACCCGGCGCCGGAACCGGGGACTTCCCGCGGACGGCCCGCGATCCACCCTCCAGCACAGTGCCCCGGAACGGCATCACACACTATGCGCCCGCTATGGGTTGCTTCCGACGGAACCGCAACAGTTTCGTCACGCCAAAGATCTTCGGACAACCCGTAACCCGTTGCACAGTCCGCGGTTGGTAGCGGTGGGGGCTTGCTGCCAGCGGACGGTGCGGTCCCCCGTGTCCCGGTCCCCGCCCCAACCCCCGGAGATTTCCCGGTGGTCGGGGCATCGATGTGCCGAGGAGTCGAGCAATGGGTCCCGGGGCTCCGTATGTCGGGGCGGGCGAGTCCGTGAAAGGGAACCGCTTGCCCCTGCACAGTGCGACGACGGGAGAACCATGGCCGTGACCGACACCGCACCCGGGGAGGCCACGGCGGGGTCCACCGCCGTCGCGCAACCGTCGCAGGCCCGCGCCGCGCAGGAGGGGATCCTGCGGCGCCAGTCGGCCCGCGAGTCCGCGGCGCGTACCTACGCCCGCGCCCTCCCGATCGTCCCCGTACGCGCACGCGGTCTGACCATCGAGGGCGCCGACGGACGCCGCTACCTCGACTGCCTCTCGGGTGCCGGCACGCTGGCCCTCGGACACAACCACCCCGTCGTCCTGGAAGCCATTCGCAAGGTCCTCGACTCGGGCGCCCCCCTTCAGGTCCTCGACCTCGCGACGCCCGTCAAGGACGCCTTCGTCACCGAACTGTTCCGCACCCTCCCTCCCGGGCTCGCCGACCGTGCACGTGTGCAGTTCTGCGGTCCGGCCGGCACCGACGCGGTGGAGGCCGCCTTCAAGCTCGTACGCGCCGCGACCGGCCGCAACGACGTGCTCGCCTTCGCCGGCGCCTACCACGGCATGACCTCCGGCGCGCGCGAGGCGTCCGGCCACGCCTCCGACGTACGGGTCGCCCGGCTGCCCTATCCGCAGGACTACCGCTGCCCCTTCGGCGTAGGCGGCCCGCACGGTGCCGAACTCGCCGCCCGCTGGACGCAATCCGTCCTCGACGACCCCAAATCCGGGGTGCCGCTGCCCGCCGGGATGATCCTCGAACCCGTCCAGGGCGAGGGCGGAGTCCTCCCGGCCCCGGACGAGTGGATGCGGCGCATGCGTCGGATCACGGCCGACCGCTCGATCCCGCTCATCGCCGACGAGGTGCAGACGGGGGTCGGGCGCACCGGCGCCTTCTGGGCGGTGGAGCACAGCGGCATCACCCCCGACGTGATGGTCCTCTCCAAGGCCATCGGCGGCAGCCTCCCCCTCGCCGTCGTCGTCTACCGCGACGACCTCGACGTCTGGCAACCCGGCGCCCACGCCGGCACCTTCCGCGGCAACCAACTCGCCATGGCCGCGGGCACGGCCACGATGGCCTACGTCCGCGAGAACGGCCTCACCACGCGCGCGGCATCGCTGGGGGCGCGGATGCTGGAGCAACTCCGTTCGCTGGCAAGGGAGTTCGCTGTGATCGGTGAGGTGCGGGGGCGGGGGTTGATGATCGGGGTGGAGATGGTGGAGGCGGAGGGCGATGCGGACGGGGAGGCGGAGAGCGCTGCGGATGGGGAGACGAAGGGGGAGGGGCGGGTCGGTGGGTTCGGTGACACTGCTGCTGGGGCTGCTGCCTGTACTGGGCCTGGTGAGGTTGATGGGCCCCCTGGGTTGTCGGAAACGGTCGGGATGGACAGCGCCGGTGATGTGAGCACGGCCCTGATGACCGGGGCCGCCCCATCCCCTCGGCCCGCCTCTCCGGCGCTTGCCGCCGCTGTGCAACGGGAGTGCCTCCGACGTGGACTGATCGTCGAGCTCGGCGGTCGTCACGCCAGCGTCGTCCGCCTGCTCCCGCCCCTGACGATCACCGATGAACAGGCGACCGCCGTCCTCGACCGCCTCGCCGACGCCGTGGCAGAGGTGGCCCGAGTCCACGGGCGTGGCGGTGTGAGGCCACAGCAGCGTCGAGGTTGGGGGCCGGGCCAGGAGGCGGGGTAGCTGCGGGGGCGGTCGCGACCACATCCGAAGCGGGATGTGTCTGCGGGCTCGGCCCCGGTTTCGTCCTCCGCCCTCGCGTAGGCCTCGGCGGCAGGAACGCGGCTGGCCGTCCGGATCGGATGCGGGTCGGAGGTGGAGCCGCATTCGACGCCGGCATCGGAATCGGGGCCAAGGCAGGAGCCCGAGTCCAGTCAGCCTCCGCAGCCGCCACCACCCCTCACGCCACAGGCCTGACCGCGCGCCGCCGGCCGAACCCTCCGAACGGCCGACGCTCTCCAGCGGATTGTTCAACGAAGTCCTCCCGAACACCGCTCACCTCCATCGACTCGACTACTCATCCAGCACGAATCCCGCAATCAGCCGCCCCGCCACCGGGACTGGCGCCCCCACCAGCACTGGCACCGGAACCGGAACCGGTCACGGAACAGCGACCTCAACCCGCTACCCCCGAGGCATCAACCTCGTGGAGCTACAACCGCCTGCGAGCCAGAACGACCCCCAGCCAGACCCCTGAGCCAGAACCACCCCCGAGCCAGAACCACCCCCGAGTCAGAACCACCCCCGAGGAACACCGAACGTGAACACCACCCCCACCCGCCACAACTCCACCCCCACGCATCCGCACAACAACTCCGGCACAGCCCCGTCCCCGCAGGGCCGCTCCCGCCCGGCCCGCACCCCGTCCCAGGGCGGCCCACCCGACCGGGAACATCTGCGCAGCACCACCGTCGATCCCCTGGACCACCCAGACCCCCACACCACGGCCGAAGCCGCGGCCGTCGAGAACCTCCTGCGCTGCTGGGTCCGCGAGACCGGCCTGTCTGCTCCCGTGAGCGGCCCCCTCCGCATCCCCCTCCCCGCTAGCGGTACATCCCTCCTCGTCCCTGTTCACTACTGGTCGCCGACGGGATGGCACCGCTTTGGCTTCCCCCGCCTCGCCAATGCCCCCGAACAAGCCCCGCCGGCCGACGCGGTGACCGTCGCCGCACTGCTCACCCGTGAGTCGATGCCGACACAGGCCCCGGCCCCCGTTTCCGCAGGCGGTGCCGAACTCGTGGCCCGCGTGGCCGACTCAGTCCGCCGCACCGCTACCTTCGTGCGTGAGCGCCGCAAGAACCCCGACGACGGCCCCGACCTCTTCCTCACGGCGGAACAGGCCCTCGTCCTCGGCCACCCCCTGCACCCGGCCCCAAAGAGCCGCGAAGGTCTCTCCGAAGCTGAAGCGGCTTGGTACTCACCCGAATTGCGCGGCTCCTTCCCTCTGCACTGGCTAACTGTCGCCCCCTCTCTCCTCGCCACCGACTCGGCCTGGACCGAACGCGGCCGCCCCGTCTCCGCCGCCCAGCTCACCCGGCGTCTGGCCGGCTCCGACCTGACGCTGCCCGACGGACACGCGCTTCTGCCGCTGCACCCCTGGCAACTCCGGGAGGTCCGGCACCGCCCGGAGACCGCGCCTCTCTTCGACAGCGGACTGCTCCAGGATCTGGGCCCCCACGGCCCCCACTGGTGTCCCACCTCCTCCGTACGCACCGTCCATCGCTCCGGCGCCCCCGCCATGCTCAAGCTCTCGCTGGGCCTGCGCATCACCAACTCCCGCCGCGAGAACCTGCGCAAGGAACTCCACCGGGGCGTCGAGGTGCACCGCCTCCTTCGCAGCGGCCTGGCCACTGAGTGGCAGGCGGCTCACCCGGGGTTCGACATCGTCCGCGACCCGGCCTGGCTCGCCGTCGACGGCCGTGACGGCACTCCCGTCCCCGGAATCGACGTAGTGATCCGGCACAACCCGTTCACCCCCTCACATGACGTCTCCTGCATCGCCGGACTTGTCTCACCCCGCCCTCACGCCCGAGCGGGCACCGCCGAGGACCGTCCGGACAGGGGGCGCCAGGACGGGGACTGCCGGGAGGCGGACCGGCCGACCTGGCGGTCCCGGCTGGGCGAAGTGGTCACGCGCCTCGCCGCCCGCACCGGCCGGCCCCGAGGTGCCGTCGCCACCGAGTGGTTCCTGCGCTACCTGGAACACGTGGTCCGCCCGGTGCTGTGGCTCGACGGGGAAGCAGGGATCGCGCT
This genomic window contains:
- a CDS encoding IucA/IucC family protein gives rise to the protein MRSTTVDPLDHPDPHTTAEAAAVENLLRCWVRETGLSAPVSGPLRIPLPASGTSLLVPVHYWSPTGWHRFGFPRLANAPEQAPPADAVTVAALLTRESMPTQAPAPVSAGGAELVARVADSVRRTATFVRERRKNPDDGPDLFLTAEQALVLGHPLHPAPKSREGLSEAEAAWYSPELRGSFPLHWLTVAPSLLATDSAWTERGRPVSAAQLTRRLAGSDLTLPDGHALLPLHPWQLREVRHRPETAPLFDSGLLQDLGPHGPHWCPTSSVRTVHRSGAPAMLKLSLGLRITNSRRENLRKELHRGVEVHRLLRSGLATEWQAAHPGFDIVRDPAWLAVDGRDGTPVPGIDVVIRHNPFTPSHDVSCIAGLVSPRPHARAGTAEDRPDRGRQDGDCREADRPTWRSRLGEVVTRLAARTGRPRGAVATEWFLRYLEHVVRPVLWLDGEAGIALEAHQQNTLVLLDGDGWPVGGRYRDNQGYYFRESRRAELDARLPGIGVHSDTFVSDEVTDERFAYYLAINNVLGLIGAFGSQGLADERLLLAAFRRFLADVASGPARLRSTLPGRLLDAPVLRCKANLLTRVHGLDELVGPVDTQSVYVTIANPLHF
- a CDS encoding diaminobutyrate--2-oxoglutarate transaminase family protein, whose amino-acid sequence is MAVTDTAPGEATAGSTAVAQPSQARAAQEGILRRQSARESAARTYARALPIVPVRARGLTIEGADGRRYLDCLSGAGTLALGHNHPVVLEAIRKVLDSGAPLQVLDLATPVKDAFVTELFRTLPPGLADRARVQFCGPAGTDAVEAAFKLVRAATGRNDVLAFAGAYHGMTSGAREASGHASDVRVARLPYPQDYRCPFGVGGPHGAELAARWTQSVLDDPKSGVPLPAGMILEPVQGEGGVLPAPDEWMRRMRRITADRSIPLIADEVQTGVGRTGAFWAVEHSGITPDVMVLSKAIGGSLPLAVVVYRDDLDVWQPGAHAGTFRGNQLAMAAGTATMAYVRENGLTTRAASLGARMLEQLRSLAREFAVIGEVRGRGLMIGVEMVEAEGDADGEAESAADGETKGEGRVGGFGDTAAGAAACTGPGEVDGPPGLSETVGMDSAGDVSTALMTGAAPSPRPASPALAAAVQRECLRRGLIVELGGRHASVVRLLPPLTITDEQATAVLDRLADAVAEVARVHGRGGVRPQQRRGWGPGQEAG